A genome region from Solanum pennellii chromosome 12, SPENNV200 includes the following:
- the LOC107006243 gene encoding uncharacterized protein LOC107006243 — MTILKDDLNLGNGSQLTIISDMQKGLIAAVDELFPECEHRMCARHILANWSQNFRGLERRKKFWACARSTFEAQFKYNINALSKLGIGIVESLIKYNKETWCKAFIQTFSKCDSIDNNMAESFNSWILGPRNKTIVTMLEEIRVKVMSRVSKSRAFAETWTDGISPMAMMVFNTNVTRSMQCNIEWNGDVGFEVLEGVYKHTVNLGQQKCSCRSWELKGIPCAHGIAAMNHLNMDASQAISSWYRKDTYMKTYSHFIQPVPNMEMWPESRNPMVEPPEARQMPGRPPKNRRREIGEVRKAGKLPRMGTVMTCSLCKGPNHNKRNCPKNPKTKSTPTPTQESTTGKKRGRGHYERTSTSKTGTRRGAGSGYKKRPKVVGQGVFVADTGYTCINQGLSSRRRVNTGVVSSAHVTGDIGFKPTKGLKWKGKQAMTQRELQVESVMRRIQTRSKADGIQTRSQAKGKSLSKKTS; from the exons ATGACCATTCTGAAAGATGATCTTAATCTAGGAAATGGTTCCCAGCTAACTATCATTAGTGATATGCAAAAG GGACTAATAGCTGCTGTAGATGAACTATTTCCAGAATGTGAGCACAGAATGTGTGCTAGACACATATTAGCAAATTGGTCACAAAACTTCAGAGGCttagagagaagaaagaaattttGGGCTTGTGCTAGATCAACATTTGAGGCACAATTTAAGTACAATATAAATGCCCTGTCCAAGCTGGGAATAGGTATTGTTGAATCCCTTATCAAATACAACAAGGAGACATGGTGTAAAGCTTTtattcaaacattttcaaagtGTGATAGCATAGATAACAACATGGCAGAGAGTTTCAATTCTTGGATCTTGGGACCTAGGAACAAGACCATTGTAACTATGTTGGAAGAAATTAGAGTTAAGGTGATGAGTAGAGTGAGTAAGTCAAGAGCATTTGCTGAAACATGGACAGATGGAATAtctccaatggcaatgatggtatTCAATACAAATGTAACAAGATCAATGCAGTGCAACATTGAATGGAATGGTGATGTTGGATTTGAAGTGTTAGAAGGGGTATACAAGCATACTGTGAACTTGGGTCAACAAAAATGTAGTTGCAGATCATGGGAATTAAAAGGTATCCCATGTGCACATGGTATAGCAGCAATGAACCACTTGAACATGGATGCATCACAAGCAATATCTAGTTGGTATAGAAAAGACACATATATGAAGACATATTCTCATTTCATTCAACCAGTCCCAAACATGGAAATGTGGCCTGAAAGTAGAAACCCAATGGTTGAACCACCTGAGGCAAGACAAATGCCTGGTAGGCCACCAAAGaacagaagaagagaaattggtgAAGTGAGAAAAGCTGGAAAGTTGCCAAGAATGGGGACAGTAATGACATGTTCACTTTGCAAAGGACCAAATCATAACAAGAGAAATTGTCCAAAAAATCCTAAAACTAAGTCTACACCAACACCCACTCAAGAG TCCACCACTGGAAAAAAGAGGGGTAGAGGTCATTATGAAAGAACAAGCACCAGTAAGACTGGTACAAGAAGAGGTGCAGGAAGTGGTTACAAGAAGAGGCCTAAAGTTGTTGGACAAGGTGTATTTGTTGCTGATACTGGATATACGTGTATTAAT CAAGGATTGTCTAGCAGAAGGAGGGTTAATACTGGTGTGGTGAGTTCTGCACATGTGACAGGTGATATTGGTTTTAAACCTACCAAGGGACTGAAGTGGAAAGGCAAACAGGCCATGACTCAAAGAGAACTTCAAGTCGAAAGTGTTATGCGTCGTATTCAAACCAGATCAAAAGCTGATGGCATTCAAACAAGGTCACAAGCCAAAGGAAAATCACTCTCAAAGAAAACTTCTTAG